The following proteins are encoded in a genomic region of Reichenbachiella sp.:
- a CDS encoding aminopeptidase has translation MKKNLKWLILVVGVLFVVSEAQFISYLLMQGQGQLEVLWNARPVDEVLKDSIDQKLREKLLLVEEVKAFAKEDLGLDSEGLYTTVYDQNGEDILWNLTACDPFALQSIEWSFPIVGNVSYKGFFDLEKAKYEEQKLKEKGYDTRIRPVNAWSTLGWFQDPILSNNLERSEGRLAELFIHEITHANIFLKDSLTFNENLASFIGEQGALQFLTNKYGQESTLLDDYKASENDTQSFVKHCLNGVSDLKILYTSFNENMSFSEKVKSKEMYMKKWVETLDSMPFNNPKIYIGRFEEKLPNNAFFMAFERYDSKKESFDLQLQGEFEGDLKAFIKYYVKNSDGL, from the coding sequence ATGAAGAAAAATTTGAAGTGGCTGATTCTGGTAGTTGGAGTGTTATTTGTGGTTTCAGAGGCACAGTTTATTAGTTATTTATTGATGCAGGGGCAGGGGCAGTTAGAGGTGCTTTGGAATGCAAGGCCAGTGGATGAAGTGCTTAAGGATTCTATTGACCAAAAGTTAAGGGAAAAATTATTGCTTGTTGAGGAGGTTAAAGCTTTTGCCAAAGAGGATTTGGGCTTGGACTCTGAGGGACTATATACTACCGTTTATGATCAAAATGGAGAAGATATTTTATGGAATCTTACTGCTTGCGATCCTTTTGCATTACAGTCGATTGAGTGGTCATTTCCAATTGTAGGAAATGTTTCGTACAAAGGATTTTTTGATTTAGAAAAGGCAAAGTATGAAGAACAGAAGCTAAAAGAAAAGGGATATGATACACGTATCAGGCCCGTCAATGCTTGGTCAACTTTGGGCTGGTTTCAAGACCCGATTTTATCAAATAATTTAGAACGAAGCGAAGGGAGATTGGCTGAATTATTTATACATGAAATCACTCATGCCAACATTTTTCTTAAAGATTCATTAACGTTCAATGAAAATTTGGCATCATTTATTGGTGAGCAGGGAGCTCTTCAGTTTTTAACTAATAAATATGGACAAGAAAGTACTTTGTTGGATGATTACAAAGCGTCAGAAAATGATACGCAAAGTTTTGTTAAACATTGTTTAAATGGGGTATCGGATTTGAAAATTCTCTATACTAGCTTTAATGAAAACATGTCTTTTTCAGAAAAAGTAAAATCAAAAGAAATGTATATGAAAAAGTGGGTGGAGACACTTGATTCTATGCCGTTCAACAATCCTAAGATCTATATTGGCAGATTTGAAGAGAAACTACCCAATAATGCTTTTTTTATGGCTTTTGAGCGATATGATTCAAAGAAAGAATCTTTCGATTTGCAACTTCAAGGTGAGTTTGAGGGTGATCTGAAAGCTTTCATAAAGTATTATGTCAAGAATAGTGATGGGCTTTAG
- a CDS encoding response regulator transcription factor, translated as MSGNKKILVVDDEVDILDLLKYNLEKEGYQVEVADNGIKGVEVAQSFVPDLILLDIMMPGQDGVETCRQLREVKSLANTFILFLTARVEEYSEIAAFDSGADDYLTKPIKPRALMSRINAIFRRSKKEEDVDEKITAGDLVIDRQSYVVSQNGKEFTLPKKEFELLFFLAQHPGKVFSRDDLLINIWGTDVFVLARTVDVHIRKVREKIGDGYISTIKGVGYKFELD; from the coding sequence ATGTCAGGGAATAAAAAAATCCTAGTAGTAGATGATGAAGTGGATATTCTGGATCTTTTGAAATATAATCTCGAGAAAGAAGGATATCAGGTGGAGGTAGCGGATAATGGAATCAAAGGTGTTGAGGTTGCTCAATCTTTTGTTCCAGACTTAATTCTTTTAGACATTATGATGCCAGGTCAAGATGGGGTCGAGACCTGTCGGCAGTTGAGAGAGGTTAAATCATTGGCTAATACTTTTATACTATTCCTTACTGCCAGGGTTGAAGAGTACTCTGAGATTGCTGCTTTCGACAGTGGAGCAGATGACTATCTCACTAAACCTATCAAGCCTCGAGCTTTGATGAGTCGAATCAATGCAATTTTCAGAAGATCCAAAAAGGAAGAGGATGTGGATGAAAAAATCACAGCCGGAGATTTGGTGATTGATAGGCAGAGTTATGTAGTATCTCAAAACGGTAAAGAATTCACTTTGCCAAAGAAAGAGTTTGAACTCCTATTCTTTTTGGCACAGCATCCGGGTAAAGTTTTTAGTCGGGACGATTTGTTGATCAATATTTGGGGGACAGATGTATTTGTATTGGCGCGTACCGTTGATGTGCACATTAGAAAGGTTCGCGAGAAAATTGGTGACGGTTATATATCTACTATAAAAGGTGTAGGGTATAAATTTGAGTTAGACTAA
- a CDS encoding sensor histidine kinase — MLLNSKGLALILAASIAIIIGASLLLIPELPDFVFWLVPIICFGTSYILINVVLEFLFFKELRNIYEMFEKIRNNDLTTLKPERSYGHSSLNQIQQEIYSYAHVKQSEIDELKQMAKFRRQFLADVSHELKTPIFAAQGFVHTLLDGAIDDKSIRMKFLRKAAKNLDGLDALVQDLLTVSHMEAGDITMQFEPTNICEVVEEIFDQLEDRAAKKSISLKLNNEGENKILVLADNQRIHQVFVNLISNAIKYSDEKGEVTVTLTPNNEKLDISVRDNGIGIPPEHLNRIFERFYRVDKSRSKAQGGTGLGLSIVKHIVEAHSSEIKVVSNVGQGSSFSFELELYQAR; from the coding sequence ATGTTATTGAATTCCAAAGGGCTTGCTCTGATACTGGCTGCTAGTATTGCGATTATCATAGGGGCTAGTCTTCTTCTGATTCCAGAGCTTCCCGATTTCGTTTTCTGGCTAGTACCAATTATTTGTTTTGGTACGAGCTACATTCTTATTAATGTAGTTCTCGAATTCTTGTTCTTTAAAGAACTGAGAAATATTTATGAGATGTTCGAGAAAATTCGAAACAATGACCTGACTACTTTAAAGCCAGAACGTTCATACGGTCATAGCTCCCTTAACCAAATACAACAGGAAATTTACTCCTATGCACACGTCAAGCAATCGGAAATAGATGAGCTTAAGCAGATGGCTAAATTCAGACGACAATTTCTGGCTGATGTATCACATGAATTGAAAACTCCTATTTTTGCTGCACAAGGATTTGTGCATACATTGTTGGATGGAGCGATCGACGATAAGTCTATCCGAATGAAATTCTTAAGGAAAGCAGCAAAAAATCTGGATGGACTAGATGCCTTGGTTCAGGATCTGCTTACGGTATCGCATATGGAGGCTGGAGATATCACCATGCAATTCGAGCCTACAAATATTTGTGAGGTAGTAGAGGAGATATTTGATCAGCTAGAAGATCGTGCGGCAAAAAAAAGTATCTCCTTGAAATTGAATAATGAAGGAGAAAACAAAATTTTGGTTTTGGCGGACAATCAGAGAATTCATCAAGTATTTGTTAATCTCATCTCCAATGCCATTAAATATTCAGATGAAAAGGGTGAGGTAACAGTTACATTAACTCCAAACAATGAAAAACTTGATATTTCAGTTCGGGACAATGGAATTGGAATCCCACCAGAGCACCTCAACCGTATCTTTGAACGGTTTTATCGTGTAGATAAAAGTAGATCAAAGGCGCAGGGAGGTACTGGCCTCGGGCTCTCTATAGTAAAACACATTGTTGAGGCTCATTCAAGTGAAATTAAAGTAGTAAGCAATGTTGGGCAGGGCTCTTCTTTTAGTTTTGAACTCGAGCTTTATCAAGCGAGGTAG
- a CDS encoding RNA pseudouridine synthase, producing MKKNVWNAEDMIVFDDENYTIINKPPHLSTLEDRNDQSNVLNLFRAIDSNYQVCHRLDKETSGALLLSKNDEAYRHAALQFQEREVEKIYHAIVKGRFLNESLQVDVPLRTSGSGKVIFDKRKGKEAITLIRPKQFFRNYTLVEAKPITGRTHQIRAHLAYLDFPICGDNMYGGEPIFLSSLKKDFKKKDHEEERPLFNRVGLHSNSIELTNVNKNIISKMCDYPKDMKIIMKKLNKFN from the coding sequence ATGAAGAAGAATGTTTGGAATGCTGAAGATATGATAGTTTTCGATGATGAAAACTATACCATTATTAATAAACCACCACATCTGTCTACACTTGAAGATCGAAATGATCAATCTAACGTCTTAAATCTTTTTAGAGCAATAGATAGCAACTATCAGGTTTGTCACAGATTGGATAAAGAAACAAGCGGAGCTTTACTTCTCTCCAAGAATGATGAAGCCTACCGGCATGCCGCTCTACAATTTCAAGAAAGAGAAGTAGAGAAAATATATCATGCAATTGTAAAAGGTCGTTTTCTGAACGAATCGTTACAGGTGGATGTCCCACTTAGAACCTCAGGTTCTGGAAAGGTAATTTTTGATAAACGTAAAGGTAAAGAAGCTATTACTTTGATTCGACCTAAGCAGTTTTTTAGAAACTACACCTTAGTAGAGGCGAAACCAATAACAGGTCGAACACATCAAATTAGAGCTCATTTGGCTTATCTTGACTTTCCAATTTGTGGGGACAATATGTATGGTGGAGAACCGATTTTTCTTTCTTCTCTAAAAAAAGACTTCAAGAAAAAGGATCATGAAGAAGAAAGACCATTGTTCAATCGTGTGGGACTGCATTCCAATTCAATTGAACTAACAAATGTTAATAAAAATATTATTTCGAAAATGTGTGATTATCCAAAGGATATGAAGATAATTATGAAAAAACTTAATAAGTTCAATTAG